A part of Maridesulfovibrio hydrothermalis AM13 = DSM 14728 genomic DNA contains:
- a CDS encoding RelA/SpoT family protein — translation MIRINEITDIVSSYIDNPDLALIQRAYVFSARAHEGQMRLSGEPYLAHPLHVAKLLADMRLDEPTVAAGLLHDTVEDTDTTIDEIVELFGEEVADIVDGVTKISMMDFESKAIAKAENIRKMILAMAEDIRVLMVKLADRLHNMRTLDFQKSYKQQLIAQETLDIYSPLANRLGLYMVKRDLEDLCLYYLKPDVYNAITDGLERQHTLGKEYVDKVLALLNDILKNNEIEGTIYGRTKHKFSIHKKMQRQGLNLDEVHDIIAFRVIVDSVKDCYSVLGLVHSMWKPISGRFKDYISIPKANMYQSLHTTVIGPEGERIEIQIRTEEMQQVAEYGIAAHWQYKETGTSVAKQNRDAERFSWLRQIMDWQRELEDPREFMASLRFDLFNEEVYVFTPAGEIIELPDGATPVDFAYSIHTEVGNHCTGAKVNGRLVPLTTTLKNGDTIEVFTDKKRKPSRDWLKFVKTAKARTRIKHYIRTEERTRSIILAKEMLEKEGRRMNLNVPKAMKDGYFVMLADEFSCGSVDDLLSNVGYSRLTPKKVLHRLYAVINEVEGVEEEPKETPQHTEEEDKHKGAASSIEIEGVDNVLIRFAGCCTPLPGEPIIGYISRGRGVVIHASTCPNIKSLEEERLLNVSWTGGQEEAAHPAQIRIRCKNQKGLLAEICTVLTQQDINIDSGTFKSDVDGSSLLEFTVEVRDLGHLHRALNKVKAIDAVLEATRLS, via the coding sequence ATGATACGAATTAACGAAATCACTGACATAGTCAGTTCCTATATTGATAACCCTGATCTGGCCTTGATCCAGAGGGCTTATGTATTCTCTGCCCGTGCCCATGAGGGACAGATGCGTCTTTCCGGTGAGCCTTATCTCGCGCATCCGCTGCATGTGGCAAAGCTCCTTGCGGATATGAGACTTGATGAACCTACTGTTGCAGCCGGACTTCTGCATGATACTGTTGAAGACACCGACACCACCATCGACGAAATTGTTGAGCTTTTCGGGGAAGAGGTCGCCGATATCGTGGACGGGGTGACCAAGATCAGCATGATGGATTTCGAATCCAAGGCCATCGCCAAAGCGGAGAATATTCGCAAAATGATTCTGGCTATGGCGGAAGATATCCGTGTGCTTATGGTTAAGCTTGCTGACCGTTTGCACAATATGCGAACTCTTGATTTTCAGAAAAGTTACAAGCAGCAGCTTATTGCTCAGGAGACTCTTGATATTTATTCCCCCCTTGCCAACAGGCTGGGGCTGTACATGGTTAAGCGTGATCTCGAAGACCTTTGCCTTTATTACCTTAAGCCCGATGTTTATAATGCCATTACAGATGGCCTTGAGAGGCAGCATACTCTTGGAAAAGAATATGTGGATAAGGTGCTGGCACTGCTTAATGATATTCTCAAGAATAATGAGATTGAAGGTACTATTTACGGCAGAACCAAGCATAAGTTCAGCATCCATAAAAAGATGCAGCGTCAGGGTCTTAACCTTGATGAAGTCCACGATATTATTGCTTTCAGGGTTATCGTTGATTCGGTGAAGGATTGCTATTCGGTTCTGGGGCTGGTCCATTCTATGTGGAAGCCTATTTCCGGAAGGTTTAAGGATTATATTTCCATCCCCAAAGCCAATATGTACCAGAGTCTGCATACTACGGTCATCGGTCCGGAAGGGGAGCGCATTGAGATTCAGATCCGTACGGAGGAGATGCAGCAGGTTGCAGAGTACGGTATTGCCGCCCATTGGCAGTACAAGGAAACAGGAACCAGCGTAGCCAAGCAGAACAGAGATGCCGAGCGGTTCTCATGGCTCAGGCAGATTATGGATTGGCAGCGTGAGCTTGAAGATCCCCGTGAATTCATGGCTTCATTGCGTTTCGATCTTTTCAATGAAGAGGTTTACGTCTTTACTCCGGCCGGTGAGATTATAGAACTTCCGGACGGGGCAACTCCGGTGGATTTTGCATATTCGATTCATACAGAGGTAGGCAACCATTGTACCGGAGCCAAGGTTAACGGGCGGCTTGTACCGCTTACGACTACGCTTAAAAATGGTGATACCATTGAAGTTTTCACTGACAAAAAGCGTAAACCCAGCCGGGACTGGCTGAAATTCGTCAAGACCGCTAAAGCGCGTACCCGTATCAAGCATTATATCCGCACTGAAGAGCGGACCAGATCTATTATACTGGCTAAGGAAATGCTTGAGAAAGAAGGGCGGCGCATGAATCTGAATGTGCCAAAGGCCATGAAAGACGGTTATTTTGTTATGCTGGCCGATGAATTTTCGTGCGGCAGTGTAGACGATCTGCTTTCCAACGTGGGATATTCCAGACTTACACCTAAAAAAGTTCTGCATAGACTCTATGCGGTTATAAATGAAGTTGAGGGTGTAGAGGAGGAGCCGAAGGAAACTCCGCAGCATACCGAAGAGGAAGATAAGCATAAGGGCGCGGCCAGCTCTATTGAGATTGAAGGAGTTGATAACGTTCTTATCCGGTTTGCAGGATGCTGCACCCCGCTGCCCGGTGAGCCTATCATCGGTTATATCAGCCGTGGGCGCGGGGTTGTTATCCATGCTTCTACCTGTCCTAATATCAAGAGCCTGGAAGAAGAAAGGCTGCTCAATGTTTCATGGACCGGTGGTCAGGAAGAGGCGGCTCATCCCGCTCAGATCAGAATTCGCTGCAAGAATCAGAAAGGTCTGCTGGCAGAGATCTGCACGGTACTTACCCAGCAGGATATTAATATAGATTCAGGCACATTCAAGTCTGATGTGGATGGCAGTTCCTTATTGGAATTTACTGTGGAAGTACGCGATCTTGGTCATCTGCATCGCGCACTCAATAAGGTAAAGGCTATTGATGCCGTTCTGGAGGCTACAAGGCTCAGCTAA
- a CDS encoding cysteine hydrolase family protein codes for MKALLVIDMQKALFEGNSKRYDAAEIIKRINRLIAEARDKNVPIIFVRHCGDNDNGLKPDSKGWQILDELDFRDSDITVQKSCCDSFCKTDLEQVLNKNHADKLIITGCCTDFCIDTTVRQAASKGYEVLVASDGHTTADKPYLDAKIIIEHHNFVWSEFYSPAPVEVLSTEQIIYDL; via the coding sequence ATGAAAGCTTTACTTGTTATAGATATGCAAAAAGCACTTTTTGAGGGCAACTCTAAGCGATATGACGCGGCAGAAATCATAAAAAGAATCAACAGACTTATAGCCGAAGCCCGTGACAAAAATGTCCCGATTATTTTCGTCCGCCACTGTGGAGATAATGATAATGGTTTAAAACCGGATTCAAAAGGCTGGCAGATTCTTGATGAGCTGGACTTCAGGGACAGTGACATCACAGTACAGAAAAGCTGCTGCGATTCGTTTTGCAAAACAGACCTTGAACAGGTCTTGAATAAAAATCATGCAGATAAACTGATCATAACCGGCTGCTGCACCGATTTCTGCATTGATACCACCGTCAGACAAGCCGCCAGCAAAGGTTACGAAGTATTGGTAGCCTCGGATGGACATACAACAGCAGACAAGCCCTATCTTGACGCAAAAATTATCATCGAACACCACAATTTCGTCTGGTCTGAGTTTTACAGCCCTGCTCCGGTAGAAGTTCTTTCTACAGAGCAAATAATATATGATCTGTAA
- a CDS encoding CerR family C-terminal domain-containing protein, translating to MSAPKAGKSNKARGEETRERLINVGMKLFAMNGFNGVSMRNLAAEAEVNLATVGYHFGGKQGLYEAILWKMVEVRDEVMPGMAAVKEQVLLHEKGEVSKPELVAWFFRKMMKGMIGNPSSVWGAMIINRELAAPSESYSILAKDFFSPSWDSMEILLKKAMPAETPEAEVLLVGLSLVGIVLKFVHPKAFMDRIGWEDMPPERLEEITEILCRRAVAFVGCEEA from the coding sequence ATGAGCGCGCCAAAAGCAGGGAAGAGTAACAAGGCCCGGGGGGAAGAAACCCGTGAACGGCTTATTAACGTTGGCATGAAGCTGTTCGCTATGAACGGGTTTAATGGCGTCAGCATGCGTAATCTTGCGGCTGAGGCTGAGGTTAATCTTGCCACCGTCGGTTACCATTTTGGCGGCAAGCAGGGGTTGTATGAGGCCATTTTGTGGAAAATGGTTGAGGTCAGAGATGAGGTTATGCCCGGCATGGCGGCGGTGAAGGAGCAGGTTCTTCTTCATGAAAAGGGTGAAGTTTCTAAACCTGAACTTGTGGCATGGTTTTTCAGGAAAATGATGAAAGGTATGATTGGAAACCCTTCTTCGGTGTGGGGAGCCATGATTATAAACAGAGAACTTGCTGCCCCCAGTGAATCGTATTCAATCCTTGCAAAGGATTTTTTTTCACCTTCATGGGACTCAATGGAGATTCTCTTGAAAAAAGCTATGCCTGCGGAGACCCCTGAGGCGGAAGTGCTTCTTGTGGGGCTTTCGTTGGTTGGTATTGTTTTGAAGTTTGTGCATCCGAAAGCATTTATGGATAGAATCGGATGGGAGGATATGCCCCCTGAACGGTTGGAAGAAATAACTGAAATTTTATGCAGAAGGGCAGTCGCTTTTGTCGGTTGTGAGGAGGCATGA
- a CDS encoding efflux RND transporter periplasmic adaptor subunit: MKKLIFILILMTGISLVGCKEKPVQEAQILRPVKTMQVGEFGSSRQWVFSGTAEDALQSELSFRVGGKIISFPGDQIGRKFRAGEVIARLDPADYELEVRQSESNLEQVRANFIRAKADVDRIKQLYERKVVSKSELDQSEADYKSFQAQLNASAKKLDISRKRLKYTVLKAPFDGWVSAVHVNVHQNVQSGQEVISFNAGKQMKMYISLPDTLISGVTEGENVLVTFDALPGKVMKGVIMEVGIGTNSGSSFPVKVYLDNSDQIIRSGMSGNVMFSGRGSSNSIFVAPSAVVGNPDGSKHVWIVENGSTVKRRKVTVGSLSSNGIQVKEGLKPGETVVIRGVHSLKDGMQVRSMGGLS, from the coding sequence ATGAAAAAATTGATATTTATTTTGATACTTATGACGGGCATCAGTCTTGTCGGCTGTAAAGAGAAGCCCGTTCAGGAGGCGCAGATTCTGCGGCCTGTAAAAACAATGCAGGTCGGTGAATTCGGTTCCAGCAGGCAGTGGGTCTTTTCCGGTACAGCTGAAGATGCGTTGCAGTCCGAGCTTTCATTCAGGGTCGGCGGTAAAATTATCTCTTTTCCCGGTGACCAGATCGGGCGCAAATTTCGGGCCGGTGAAGTCATAGCCCGTCTGGACCCGGCGGACTATGAGCTGGAAGTGCGCCAGAGTGAATCTAATCTTGAGCAGGTCCGGGCCAATTTTATACGAGCCAAAGCTGATGTGGATCGTATTAAACAGCTTTACGAGCGCAAAGTTGTTTCCAAGTCTGAACTTGATCAGTCTGAAGCGGATTATAAGTCGTTTCAGGCCCAGTTAAACGCTTCTGCGAAGAAGCTTGATATTTCACGCAAAAGACTCAAGTACACTGTGCTTAAGGCTCCTTTTGACGGATGGGTGAGCGCGGTTCATGTTAACGTGCATCAGAATGTTCAGTCCGGACAGGAAGTTATAAGCTTCAATGCCGGAAAGCAGATGAAGATGTATATTTCTTTGCCTGATACTTTGATCTCCGGTGTCACCGAAGGTGAAAATGTGCTGGTCACTTTTGATGCTTTGCCCGGAAAGGTTATGAAAGGCGTGATAATGGAAGTCGGAATTGGAACCAACAGCGGATCTTCGTTTCCTGTGAAGGTTTATCTGGATAATTCCGATCAGATTATTCGCAGCGGAATGTCCGGTAACGTTATGTTTTCAGGACGGGGCAGCAGTAATAGTATTTTTGTAGCCCCTTCTGCGGTTGTTGGTAATCCTGACGGCAGCAAGCATGTCTGGATTGTTGAAAACGGATCAACGGTTAAACGTCGCAAAGTGACAGTAGGTTCTCTTTCTTCTAACGGTATTCAGGTCAAAGAAGGTCTTAAGCCCGGTGAAACAGTGGTTATCCGCGGTGTGCATTCCCTTAAGGATGGCATGCAGGTCAGAAGTATGGGGGGACTCTCGTGA
- a CDS encoding efflux RND transporter permease subunit, which yields MNLARWCIENNRTAIALFLLVALGGAMTFVSIPKNEDPDFTIRTAVVMTVFPGASPQRVEELVTDKLEEKIREIDVIKNVKSQSMTGISIIEVEFLENIKDMDPVWQRLRNKVSDAVPTLPSEAQAPIVNDEFGDVYGILVALTGDGFTYRELKDVADYTRDELLHVPGVGKVERWGLQDERIFIDFSNSRMAAAGISPFLLGQVIDHQNTIRPSGSAKVGPERIYIEPTGEFKSVDDIASLSMRVEGMKTSMKLSDVTDVSRGFADPPSVMARYNGKPAIMLAISMAEGNNIMELGEKVTARLDELSADLYHGMEYNIVVYQPEYVETAVSDFMLNLLESFIFVVIVILAFAGFRTGLVAGSLVPMAMLGCIGLMPYFDVGLQRISIASLIISLGILVDNGVVVSEAILVRLAAGEERMNAVSNAVSELWMPLLAASMTTVFAFLPIPLAESTTGEYCFSLFVVVTLTLLCSWILSMSMVPMLCYYVLKPKVVIQTFSSRMYRAYRAMLLCCLKHRTVFLAVVLAGCVVAFWGFKFVPKMFFPPNERAQFTIDFWQPFGSDITTTAEEVGRLEQFLLADKDVVSVGTFIGHGGPRWYLPLNLEQRNDNLSTFVVNTKSIDSVDALMTRTRQELKANFPDADFSLKKLMNGPPVGAPVQIRISGPDQKTLYRLRDKIVAMLEARAGVSRVWDDWGQWTKKMVVEVDQDKAREAGLSSFDVAASLQSGMSGYQASIFREGDTNIPIVLRSEDAFRNRLDKLESINIYSYQDGKSVPLNQIAVSKLVWQPSDIRRRDQTRTMTVKADLFDGYFAMQILNSVRPEIEALTKTSQWPVGYSVAYGGEFEKSEESQASINANMPLAMGLLVLVLIFQFNSFRRPLIILMTLPPMMCGITPGMILTNSPFGFMPMLGMISLLGIIVNNAIMLIDRIEIQRKKGINLDDSIVLASLERARPIIMTATTTIIGMVPLSLQGGEMWRPMANCIMSGLMFATVLTLILCPVLYSVFFKQSYKGYNWNPAVIEHGKDG from the coding sequence GTGAATCTTGCCAGATGGTGTATTGAAAATAACCGTACAGCCATAGCTCTGTTCCTCCTTGTGGCCCTTGGCGGGGCGATGACTTTTGTCAGTATTCCTAAAAATGAGGATCCGGATTTCACTATCCGTACAGCCGTGGTGATGACTGTGTTTCCCGGTGCTTCACCGCAAAGGGTGGAGGAGCTGGTTACAGATAAGCTTGAAGAGAAGATTCGTGAAATTGATGTAATCAAAAACGTCAAATCACAGTCTATGACCGGAATTTCAATTATTGAAGTGGAATTCCTTGAAAATATTAAAGATATGGACCCGGTCTGGCAGAGGTTGCGCAATAAAGTTTCTGACGCTGTACCGACTTTGCCGTCAGAGGCTCAGGCTCCGATAGTCAATGACGAGTTCGGTGATGTTTATGGTATTCTCGTTGCTTTGACCGGGGACGGTTTTACTTATCGTGAACTTAAAGACGTAGCTGACTATACACGTGATGAACTGCTTCATGTTCCCGGTGTGGGAAAAGTTGAACGCTGGGGATTGCAGGACGAGCGGATTTTTATTGATTTTTCCAATTCCCGTATGGCAGCGGCAGGGATCAGCCCTTTTCTGCTCGGGCAGGTGATTGATCATCAGAATACTATCCGTCCCAGTGGTTCGGCCAAGGTGGGACCGGAAAGAATTTACATTGAACCTACCGGTGAATTTAAATCTGTCGATGATATCGCTTCGCTTTCCATGAGAGTTGAAGGGATGAAAACCAGTATGAAACTTTCAGATGTGACTGATGTTTCAAGAGGGTTTGCTGACCCTCCGTCCGTCATGGCCAGATATAATGGGAAGCCGGCTATTATGCTGGCTATTTCCATGGCTGAAGGCAATAATATTATGGAGCTTGGCGAAAAAGTTACTGCCAGACTCGATGAGCTTTCAGCGGATTTATATCACGGTATGGAGTACAATATTGTAGTCTATCAGCCTGAATACGTGGAAACTGCTGTTTCAGATTTCATGCTTAATTTGTTGGAATCATTTATATTTGTAGTGATCGTTATTCTGGCCTTTGCAGGATTCAGAACCGGTCTTGTCGCCGGGTCTCTTGTTCCTATGGCGATGCTCGGATGTATCGGGCTGATGCCTTACTTTGATGTGGGGTTGCAGAGGATCTCCATTGCATCATTGATTATTTCTCTGGGTATTCTGGTTGATAACGGGGTTGTTGTTTCGGAAGCTATTCTGGTGCGCCTAGCCGCCGGAGAGGAGCGGATGAATGCTGTCTCCAATGCTGTATCCGAGCTTTGGATGCCGCTTCTGGCTGCTTCCATGACTACCGTTTTTGCCTTTCTGCCTATTCCGCTGGCAGAGAGTACCACTGGTGAATATTGTTTTTCGCTCTTTGTAGTTGTAACCCTGACTTTGCTTTGTTCATGGATTCTTTCCATGAGTATGGTTCCCATGCTCTGTTACTACGTGCTTAAGCCAAAAGTGGTAATTCAGACTTTTTCCAGCCGGATGTACAGGGCGTATCGGGCAATGCTGCTGTGTTGCCTTAAACACCGCACTGTTTTTCTCGCTGTTGTTCTGGCCGGCTGTGTGGTTGCTTTCTGGGGCTTCAAATTTGTGCCCAAGATGTTTTTTCCGCCGAATGAAAGAGCGCAGTTTACCATCGATTTCTGGCAGCCTTTCGGTTCAGACATAACCACTACAGCCGAAGAAGTCGGCAGGCTGGAACAGTTTCTTCTTGCGGATAAAGACGTTGTAAGTGTCGGAACTTTTATCGGGCACGGGGGACCGCGCTGGTACCTTCCGCTCAATCTTGAGCAGCGTAACGATAATCTTTCCACTTTTGTGGTCAACACGAAAAGTATTGACTCTGTTGATGCTTTAATGACCAGAACCCGTCAGGAGTTGAAGGCTAATTTCCCTGACGCTGATTTCAGTCTCAAAAAACTTATGAACGGTCCTCCGGTCGGTGCTCCGGTGCAGATTCGCATATCCGGTCCTGATCAGAAAACTCTTTACCGGCTGCGTGATAAAATTGTTGCTATGCTGGAAGCCCGTGCGGGAGTCTCCCGTGTTTGGGACGACTGGGGACAGTGGACCAAGAAGATGGTTGTCGAAGTGGATCAGGACAAAGCACGTGAAGCCGGACTTTCCAGCTTTGACGTAGCTGCAAGTCTGCAATCCGGTATGAGCGGTTATCAGGCTTCGATTTTCCGCGAAGGGGATACTAATATTCCCATCGTTCTGCGCAGTGAGGATGCCTTTCGCAACAGGCTCGACAAGTTGGAAAGCATAAATATCTATTCTTATCAGGATGGCAAAAGTGTTCCCCTGAATCAGATAGCAGTGTCTAAGCTGGTCTGGCAGCCCTCAGATATCCGGCGCAGGGATCAGACCCGGACCATGACCGTAAAGGCTGACCTTTTTGACGGTTATTTTGCTATGCAGATTCTGAATTCTGTCCGGCCGGAGATAGAGGCTTTGACCAAGACCTCACAATGGCCTGTGGGATATTCTGTTGCCTATGGCGGGGAGTTTGAAAAGAGTGAGGAAAGTCAGGCATCCATCAATGCCAATATGCCTCTGGCAATGGGGCTGTTGGTACTGGTACTGATTTTTCAGTTCAACTCGTTCAGGCGCCCGCTCATAATCCTGATGACCCTGCCGCCCATGATGTGCGGTATTACACCGGGGATGATCTTAACCAATTCTCCGTTCGGATTTATGCCCATGCTCGGAATGATCAGTCTGCTCGGTATTATTGTAAATAATGCTATTATGTTAATTGACCGTATAGAGATACAACGCAAAAAAGGGATAAACTTAGACGATTCAATTGTTTTGGCATCCCTTGAACGGGCGCGGCCTATTATCATGACCGCCACCACAACAATTATCGGTATGGTTCCGCTTTCTTTGCAAGGTGGAGAAATGTGGCGGCCTATGGCAAACTGCATCATGTCAGGACTTATGTTCGCAACAGTTTTGACCTTGATACTCTGTCCGGTACTCTATTCCGTGTTCTTCAAGCAAAGTTACAAAGGATACAACTGGAATCCGGCTGTGATTGAACATGGTAAGGATGGTTAG
- the ispH gene encoding 4-hydroxy-3-methylbut-2-enyl diphosphate reductase, whose translation MVEVIRAETAGFCMGVDLALNKLDSLIEKNESGSIYILGPIIHNPQVLEDYEKQGVITAEHPEEIPENAYVVIRAHGVPQNAETELRKRGVKVIDATCPKVKKAQLLIKKNTEDDRVLLLYGEDSHPEVKGLLSYAPSGTHLFDSIEELEALKLAHNKKYCLAAQTTQDRTVYEESIKYLESKGLDFVVLNTICDATRQRQEEAITLSCEVDHMIVVGGRISGNTRRLVQVVETAGTKCTHVEVADELPLEELKSIKKIGLTAGASTPKRLVDGIQQILENL comes from the coding sequence ATGGTTGAAGTAATTAGAGCTGAAACGGCAGGATTCTGCATGGGTGTTGACCTCGCCCTTAACAAACTGGATTCACTTATTGAAAAAAATGAAAGCGGATCGATATATATCCTCGGCCCCATTATCCATAACCCGCAAGTTCTTGAAGATTACGAAAAGCAAGGCGTAATCACCGCTGAACACCCTGAAGAAATTCCCGAAAATGCCTACGTGGTAATAAGAGCGCACGGCGTACCCCAAAATGCTGAGACAGAACTGCGTAAGCGCGGCGTTAAAGTTATTGATGCCACCTGTCCAAAAGTAAAAAAAGCTCAGCTTCTCATTAAGAAAAATACCGAAGATGATCGCGTTCTGCTCCTTTACGGCGAAGACAGCCATCCAGAAGTGAAAGGACTTTTAAGCTATGCACCGTCCGGAACCCATCTTTTCGATTCCATCGAAGAACTGGAAGCACTTAAACTTGCTCACAACAAAAAATATTGCCTCGCGGCCCAGACCACTCAAGACCGCACCGTATACGAAGAGAGCATTAAATATCTTGAAAGCAAAGGACTGGACTTTGTGGTGCTTAACACAATCTGCGACGCCACCCGTCAACGGCAGGAAGAAGCAATCACCCTGTCCTGTGAAGTGGACCATATGATCGTAGTAGGCGGACGTATCAGCGGGAATACCCGTCGTCTGGTACAGGTCGTAGAAACAGCAGGTACAAAATGCACCCACGTTGAAGTTGCAGATGAACTGCCTCTTGAGGAACTTAAATCAATTAAAAAAATCGGCCTGACCGCAGGAGCCTCCACACCTAAAAGACTAGTGGACGGTATCCAGCAAATTCTGGAAAATTTGTAG